One genomic segment of Rhinolophus sinicus isolate RSC01 linkage group LG11, ASM3656204v1, whole genome shotgun sequence includes these proteins:
- the SYNGR4 gene encoding synaptogyrin-4 isoform X1, with translation MRSRSVSFSACFKGKGAEPARDSWEDWGGTELPRAAIQRRAAQRPLWPRPSSCQLLTPKPQGVPGASGRRQSIPALARWSPGSRVAAMHIPESLQDLADSEAVQFLKRPKTILRIFAGVFSLIVFSSLLTDGYQNKTGSSQLHCVFNSNNVACSFAVGTGLLAFFSCLTFLALDAHKSRIATTRFKTAFQLLDLILAVLWTGTWFVCFCFLANQRQRSPPKEFLLGSSSTKAAITFAFFSIFIWIFQAYLALQDLQNDAPVPYKRSLDEGGVVLTTLSPPSAASPINMPSTGPNNVNYASSALSPYLTAPKAPRLVMMPDS, from the exons ATGCGCAGCAGAAGTGTCTCTTTTTCCGCGTGCTTCAAAGGGAAGGGGGCAGAGCCGGCACGAGACTCCTGGGAGGACTGGGGCGGGACCGAACTCCCGCGCGCGGCAATCCAACGGCGGGCAGCCCAACGTCCGCTTTGGCCACGCCCCAGCTCGTGTCAGCTCCTGA CACCCAAGCCCCAGGGTGTGCCTGGAGCCTCTGGACGGAGGCAGAGCATTCCGGCTCTTGCCCGCTGGAGCCCCGGAAGCAGAGTAGCCGCCATGCACATCCCCGAAAGCCTCCAGGACCTGGCTGACAGTGAAGCTGTGCAGTTTCTGAAGAGGCCAAAGACGATCCTGCGGATCTTCGCAGGG GTCTTCTCCCTCATCGTCTTCTCCTCCCTGCTGACCGACGGCTACCAGAACAAGACGGGCTCTTCGCAGCTCCACTGCGTGTTCAACAGCAACAACGTGGCCTGCAGCTTCGCCGTGGGGACCGGCCTCCTGGCCTTCTTCAGCTGCCTGACCTTCCTGGCCCTAGACGCCCACAAGAGCCGCATCGCCACCACCCGCTTCAAGACAGCCTTCCAGCTCCTGGACTTGATCCTGGCTG TCCTCTGGACAGGCACCTGGTTCGTGTGTTTCTGCTTCCTGGCCAACCAGCGGCAGCGTTCGCCACCCAAAGAGTTCCTCCTGGGGAGCAGCAGCACCAAGGCTGCCATCACCTTCgctttcttctccatcttcatCTGG ATATTCCAGGCCTACCTGGCCCTCCAGGACCTCCAGAATGATGCTCCAGTCCCCTACAAGCGCTCCCTGGATGAGGGTGGCGTGGTGCTGACCACTCTGTCCCCCCCCTCTGCTGCCAGCCCCATCAACATGCCCAGCACTGGCCCCAACAATGTGAATTATGCCAGCTCTGCCCTGTCCCCTTATCTGACCGCTCCGAAGGCCCCCCGCCTCGTTATGATGCCTGACAGCTAG
- the SYNGR4 gene encoding synaptogyrin-4 isoform X2, which translates to MHIPESLQDLADSEAVQFLKRPKTILRIFAGVFSLIVFSSLLTDGYQNKTGSSQLHCVFNSNNVACSFAVGTGLLAFFSCLTFLALDAHKSRIATTRFKTAFQLLDLILAVLWTGTWFVCFCFLANQRQRSPPKEFLLGSSSTKAAITFAFFSIFIWIFQAYLALQDLQNDAPVPYKRSLDEGGVVLTTLSPPSAASPINMPSTGPNNVNYASSALSPYLTAPKAPRLVMMPDS; encoded by the exons ATGCACATCCCCGAAAGCCTCCAGGACCTGGCTGACAGTGAAGCTGTGCAGTTTCTGAAGAGGCCAAAGACGATCCTGCGGATCTTCGCAGGG GTCTTCTCCCTCATCGTCTTCTCCTCCCTGCTGACCGACGGCTACCAGAACAAGACGGGCTCTTCGCAGCTCCACTGCGTGTTCAACAGCAACAACGTGGCCTGCAGCTTCGCCGTGGGGACCGGCCTCCTGGCCTTCTTCAGCTGCCTGACCTTCCTGGCCCTAGACGCCCACAAGAGCCGCATCGCCACCACCCGCTTCAAGACAGCCTTCCAGCTCCTGGACTTGATCCTGGCTG TCCTCTGGACAGGCACCTGGTTCGTGTGTTTCTGCTTCCTGGCCAACCAGCGGCAGCGTTCGCCACCCAAAGAGTTCCTCCTGGGGAGCAGCAGCACCAAGGCTGCCATCACCTTCgctttcttctccatcttcatCTGG ATATTCCAGGCCTACCTGGCCCTCCAGGACCTCCAGAATGATGCTCCAGTCCCCTACAAGCGCTCCCTGGATGAGGGTGGCGTGGTGCTGACCACTCTGTCCCCCCCCTCTGCTGCCAGCCCCATCAACATGCCCAGCACTGGCCCCAACAATGTGAATTATGCCAGCTCTGCCCTGTCCCCTTATCTGACCGCTCCGAAGGCCCCCCGCCTCGTTATGATGCCTGACAGCTAG